The Vicia villosa cultivar HV-30 ecotype Madison, WI linkage group LG1, Vvil1.0, whole genome shotgun sequence genome includes a region encoding these proteins:
- the LOC131645532 gene encoding protein MAIN-LIKE 1-like, with product MSLIGYGREGYVILERPVLKVASHGLKLKNFPEIRMPKQVRRIVQDFHLMDFAGCSLMMLDASLLSAFVERWNSDTSSFYPPFGEMTMTFDDVDALFHIPIAGTFFTLVYRDQATAVRMVMDALEVDEVDVLHEFGETRGFHLTISWLRTTYQELVNAERYQMFDTFLYSAPLTPPCWAWGVATMTMMYTAFDVASRLDTRQLAGYLSLFQEHFPHICERKILRGAATDSCEKRWKAKEAIPEGLVEYMQRLDALALDYVIWTSYTVRRPHCPFDVSTLYSGYVRWESHLARHLPERCLRQYGYIQGISRPVLEAPTSGIDRWFESHIISFPREIIDTTIEPSGTRDSSVPPSPPPPPAGDQDRRLQFITVHLDSLMDLVNSNGEVHTILARLADVARGRPM from the exons ATGTCGCTTATAGGATATGGAAGGGAAGGGTATGTAATATTG GAGCGTCCAGTGTTGAAGGTCGCTTCTCACGGGTTGAAGTTAAAGAACTTCCCCGAGATTCGGATGCCTAAGCAGGTGAGGAGGATAGTTCAGGATTTCCATCTGATGGACTTTGCTGGATGCTCCTTAATGATGTTGGACGCCTCCCTGTTATCAGCTTTTGTTGAGAGGTGGAACTCGGATACATCATCCTTCTATCCTCCATTTGGGGAGATGACAATGACTTTTGATGATGTGGATGCCCTCTTTCACATTCCGATTGCTGGTACGTTTTTCACACTAGTTTATAGGGACCAAGCGACGGCGGTGCGCATGGTTATGGATGCTTTGGAGGTTGATGAGGTGGATGTGCTACATGAATTTGGTGAGACTCGGGGTTTTCACCTTACGATATCTTGGTTGAGGACTACTTATCAGGAGCTTGTGAATGCAGAGAGGTACCAG ATGTTCGATACCTTTCTCTATTCAGCGCCATTGACACCCCCATGTTGGGCTTGGGGAGTGGCGACAATGACGATGATGTATACGGCATTTGATGTTGCATCTCGTCTTGACACCAGACAGCTAGCTGGTTACCTGAGCTTGTTTCAG GAGCATTTCCCTCACATCTGTGAGCGGAAAATTCTGCGTGGTGCGGCTACTGACTCATGTGAGAAGAGGTGGAAGGCCAAAGAGGCCATTCCAGAAGGGTTGGTGGAATACATGCAGAGGCTGGATGCTCTGGCCTTGGATTATGTAATTTGGACATCGTATACAGTTCGCCGTCCTCATTGTCCTTTTGACGTATCTACTTTATATTCAGGGTATGTCAGATGGGAGAGCCATTTGGCTAGACACTTGCCTGAGAGGTGTCTACGCCAGTATGGTTATATACAAGGCATCTCACGTCCGGTCCTAGAGGCTCCAACTAGTGGCATTGATCGATGGTTTGAGAGTCACATCATCAGTTTCCCCCGTGAGATCATTGATACAACCATTGAG CCTTCAGGTACCAGGGATTCTTCCGTTCCACCATCACCACCTCCACCTCCCGCGGGTGACCAGGACAGACGCCTACAGTTCATCACCGTTCACTTAGATAGCCTCATGGATTTGGTGAACTCTAATGGTGAGGTTCATACTATTTTAGCTAGGTTGGCCGATGTTGCCCGTGGAAGGCCTATgtag
- the LOC131641734 gene encoding DNA (cytosine-5)-methyltransferase CMT2-like isoform X1: MTEGSPPKVLPVQHADDDSMRSPPPKPNSADANGRNAGSSGGSSRRKGRVSEVRLSEENRRRSPRFSVESDETDSSSRDVKLRRCRSSNGNENMPVVHQKKKTKKVISSSIELPNSSEEQHSPEVDDINCSALSLEEMTSSTWVENGQTNSDYFALSKLQGKPPKKKFNSSASFANGSMGEKSISSFIGDPIPDDEARERWGWRYELKDKQCKDRVFKINEDEEDETIINVKCHYAQAKIGNCIFNIGDCASIEGEEEQKHIGKIVEFFQTTDRKKYFRVQWFYRIQDTVVKDAGDYHDKRRLFYSSIMNDNLIDSIIEKVNVRYIKPKVGLRVTSVSPSNFYYDMEYCVEYSTFRKIPTDNVVKIKESSQPAVLESLSTEASTISKSLPSPELHRTELTLLDLYSGCGGMSTGLCLGANLSSVNLVARWAVDSDNSATNSLKLNHPDTHVRNESAEDFLQLLKEWEKLCKRYNVGDIERKTPIRARSSGEKKQVNSQADDSSDDELEVSRLVDICYGDPSKTGKHSLYLKVNWKGYDESEDTWEPIENLRNCKQIIQDFVREGIQSKLLPLPGEVGVVCGGPPCQGISGYNRYRNMESPLDDERNHQIVVFMDIVKYLKPKYVLMENVVDILRFDKGSLGRYALGRLVHMNYQARLGIVAAGCYGLPQFRLRVFMWGAHPDEVLPQFPLPTHDVIVRYWPPPEYERNTVAYDEDHKRELEKALVIQDAISDLPPVTNFETRDEMPYEKPPETEFQRYIRSTKYEMTGSTLNGTTEQNHLLYDHRPQFMSEDDYQRICQIPKQKGANFRNLPGIVVGADNVVKPHPVDKRPLLPSGKPLVPDYCFTFEQGRSKRPFGRLWWDETVPTALTSPSCHNQIVLHPEQDRILTIREFARLQGFQDYYRFYGSVKARYRQIGNAVAVPVSRALGYALGIAHRKLVSNEHHMTLPSKFSLSNYLQLSSNHIGDSIFESENADVTTGVESENAANTTLDSKNATHTKIATTIFESENAANTIFESENAGDSTIFESENAGDSTIFESENAVDTTMFESENAANTIFESENAADTTMFELENAADTNFDSGNATDTIFDSENAAKTSIFQSENAGDTAIF, from the exons ATGACGGAGGGATCGCCGCCGAAGGTGCTCCCGGTACAGCATGCAGATGACGACTCCATGCGATCTCCTCCGCCGAAACCGAATTCCGCCGATGCGAATGGTCGCAATGCAGGTTCTTCCGGAGGATCTTCGCGGAGGAAAGGTAGGGTTTCTGAGGTGAGATTGTCGGAGGAGAATCGACGACGCTCGCCGAGATTTTCCGTTGAATCTGACGAAACTGACTCTTCTTCTCGTGATGTGAAG CTTCGAAGATGTAGGTCTTCAAACGGGAATGAGAACATGCCAGtagttcaccagaagaagaaaacTAAAAAAGTGATTTCTTCTTCCATTGAATTGCCTAATTCATCAGAGGAACAACATTCCCCTGAAGTTGATGATATCAACTGCTCAGCACTGTCTCTTGAGGAAATGACATCCTCAACCTGGGTTGAAAATGGCCAAACAAATTCTGATTATTTCGCTTTGTCTAAGCTACAAGGAAAACCACCAAAAAAGAAATTTAACTCATCAGCTTCATTTGCAAATGGAAGTATGGGTGAGAAAAGCATTTCTTCATTCATTGGTGATCCTATACCTGACGATGAAGCTCGCGAAAGATGGGGATGGCGTTATGAATTGAAG GACAAGCAATGTAAAGATAGAGTGTTCAAAATAAA TGAGGATGAAGAAGACGAGACTATTATAAATGTTAAATGCCATTATGCCCAAGCTAAAATTGGGAACTGCATTTTCAATATTGGTGATTGTGCATCTATAGAA GGTGAAGAAGAACAAAAACATATTGGCAAGATTGTTGAGTTTTTTCAAACTACTGATAGGAAAAAATATTTCCGGGTCCAATGGTTTTACAGAATTCAAGATACA GTTGTCAAAGATGCAGGTgattatcatgacaagaggcgtTTGTTCTATTCATCAATAATGAATGATAACTTAATAGATTCCATAATAGAGAAAGTGAATGTTAGATACATAAAACCTAAG GTTGGTCTGAGAGTGACTTCTGTTTCACCATCTAACTTCTATTATGATATGGAATATTGTGTTGAGTACTCTACATTCCGTAAAATACCAACAG ATAATGTTGTTAAGATTAAGGAGTCATCACAACCTGCTGTGCTTGAGAGTCTCTCAACAGAGGCATCTACTATTTCCAAGAGCCTACCTAGTCCTGAATTGCACAGGACAGAACTGACATTGCTAGATCTCTATTCTGGCTGTGGTGGCATGTCAACCGGACTGTGCTTAGGTGCCAATCTATCATCAGTTAATCTTGTCGCG AGATGGGCTGTTGATAGTGATAACTCTGCAACTAATAGCTTGAAACTAAACCACCCAGATACGCAC GTGAGAAATGAATCTGCAGAGGACTTTCTGCAACTATTAAAAGAGTGGGAAAAGCTATGCAAACGATATAATGTTGGTGACATAGAAAGAAAAACTCCAATACGGGCAAGGAGCTCAGGAGAAAAGAAGCAAGTGAATTCTCAAGCGGATGATAGTTCTGATGATGAACTTGAAGTATCTAGGTTAGTTGATATATGCTACGGTGATCCCAGTAAAACAGGAAAACATAGTCTATATTTGAAG GTGAACTGGAAAGGTTATGATGAAAGTGAAGATACATGGGAACCAATTGAAAACTTACG CAATTGTAAGCAAATCATTCAGGATTTTGTGAGAGAGGGGATACAATCAAAACTCTTGCCTCTTCCT GGTGAAGTTGGTGTTGTTTGTGGAGGTCCTCCATGTCAAGGAATTAGTGGCTATAATCGCTATAGAAACATGGAATCACCACTGGATGATGAAAGAAATCATCAGATAGTAGTTTTCATGGATATAGTGAAATATTTAAAGCCTAAGTATGTTTTAATGGAGAATGTGGTTGACATATTAAGATTTGACAAGGGTTCACTCGGAAGATATGCTTTAGGCCGTTTGGTACATATGAATTACCAAGCAAGATTGGGAATTGTTGCAGCTGGGTGTTATGGTCTTCCACAATTTCGATTGCGCGTTTTCATGTGGGGGGCTCATCCTGATGAG GTCCTACCCCAATTTCCATTGCCAACACATGATGTTATTGTTAGATACTGGCCTCCACCTGAGTATGAG CGTAATACTGTTGCTTATGATGAGGACCACAAACGAGAATTAGAGAAAGCTCTTGTTATTCAAGATGCCATCTCCGATCTTCCTCCT GTCACAAACTTTGAAACTCGGGACGAAATGCCTTACGAAAAACCTCCAGAAACAGAATTTCAAAGATATATACGGTCAACTAAGTACG AGATGACTGGATCCACATTAAATGGAACAACAGAGCAAAATCATTTATTATATGATCACCGACCTCAATTTATGTCTGAAGATGACTACCAACGTATTTGTCAAATACCCAAACAGAAG GGAGCGAATTTCCGTAATCTTCCTGGCATAGTTGTTGGAGCTGACAATGTGGTTAAGCCACATCCAGTAGATAAAAGGCCATTGCTACCATCTGGAAAGCCATTG GTCCCGGATTATTGCTTCACTTTTGAGCAGGGGAGGTCCAAGAG GCCATTTGGACGATTGTGGTGGGATGAGACTGTTCCTACTGCACTAACCTCCCCAAGTTGTCATAACCAG ATAGTACTACATCCAGAGCAGGATCGAATCCTCACTATACGAGAATTTGCCCGGTTGCAAGGATTTCAGGATTATTATAGATTTTATGGGTCTGTGAAAGCTAG GTACCGTCAAATTGGAAATGCAGTTGCTGTTCCTGTTTCGCGAGCTTTAGGATATGCCCTAGGAATTGCACATAGGAAGCTTGTCAGTAATGAGCATCATATGACCCTCCCATCCAAATTCTCTCTTTCCAATTATCTTCAATTGTCAAGTAATCATATTGGCGACTCAATTTTTGAGTCAGAAAATGCAGACGTAACCACCGGAGTTGAGTCAGAAAATGCTGCCAATACCACACTTGATTCAAAAAATGCTACCCACACCAAAATTGCTACCACCATTTTTGAGTCAGAAAATGCTGCCAACACCATTTTTGAGTCAGAAAATGCAGGTGACTCCACCATTTTTGAGTCAGAAAATGCAGGTGACTCCACCATTTTTGAGTCAGAAAATGCTGTAGACACCACCATGTTTGAGTCAGAAAATGCTGCCAACACCATTTTTGAGTCAGAAAATGCTGCAGACACCACCATGTTTGAGTTAGAAAATGCAGCCGACACCAATTTTGATTCAGGAAATGCTACAGACAccatttttgattcagaaaatGCTGCAAAGACCTCCATTTTTCAGTCAGAAAATGCAGGTGACACCGCCATTTTTTAG
- the LOC131641734 gene encoding DNA (cytosine-5)-methyltransferase CMT2-like isoform X2: protein MTEGSPPKVLPVQHADDDSMRSPPPKPNSADANGRNAGSSGGSSRRKGRVSEVRLSEENRRRSPRFSVESDETDSSSRDVKLRRCRSSNGNENMPVVHQKKKTKKVISSSIELPNSSEEQHSPEVDDINCSALSLEEMTSSTWVENGQTNSDYFALSKLQGKPPKKKFNSSASFANGSMGEKSISSFIGDPIPDDEARERWGWRYELKDKQCKDRVFKINEDEEDETIINVKCHYAQAKIGNCIFNIGDCASIEGEEEQKHIGKIVEFFQTTDRKKYFRVQWFYRIQDTVVKDAGDYHDKRRLFYSSIMNDNLIDSIIEKVNVRYIKPKVGLRVTSVSPSNFYYDMEYCVEYSTFRKIPTDNVVKIKESSQPAVLESLSTEASTISKSLPSPELHRTELTLLDLYSGCGGMSTGLCLGANLSSVNLVARWAVDSDNSATNSLKLNHPDTHVRNESAEDFLQLLKEWEKLCKRYNVGDIERKTPIRARSSGEKKQVNSQADDSSDDELEVSRLVDICYGDPSKTGKHSLYLKVNWKGYDESEDTWEPIENLRNCKQIIQDFVREGIQSKLLPLPGEVGVVCGGPPCQGISGYNRYRNMESPLDDERNHQIVVFMDIVKYLKPKYVLMENVVDILRFDKGSLGRYALGRLVHMNYQARLGIVAAGCYGLPQFRLRVFMWGAHPDEVLPQFPLPTHDVIVRYWPPPEYERNTVAYDEDHKRELEKALVIQDAISDLPPVTNFETRDEMPYEKPPETEFQRYIRSTKYEMTGSTLNGTTEQNHLLYDHRPQFMSEDDYQRICQIPKQKGANFRNLPGIVVGADNVVKPHPVDKRPLLPSGKPLVPDYCFTFEQGRSKRPFGRLWWDETVPTALTSPSCHNQIVLHPEQDRILTIREFARLQGFQDYYRFYGSVKARYRQIGNAVAVPVSRALGYALGIAHRKLVSNEHHMTLPSKFSLSNYLQLSSNHIGDSIFESENADVTTGVESENAANTTLDSKNATHTKIATTIFESENAANTIFESENAGDSTIFESENAVDTTMFESENAANTIFESENAADTTMFELENAADTNFDSGNATDTIFDSENAAKTSIFQSENAGDTAIF from the exons ATGACGGAGGGATCGCCGCCGAAGGTGCTCCCGGTACAGCATGCAGATGACGACTCCATGCGATCTCCTCCGCCGAAACCGAATTCCGCCGATGCGAATGGTCGCAATGCAGGTTCTTCCGGAGGATCTTCGCGGAGGAAAGGTAGGGTTTCTGAGGTGAGATTGTCGGAGGAGAATCGACGACGCTCGCCGAGATTTTCCGTTGAATCTGACGAAACTGACTCTTCTTCTCGTGATGTGAAG CTTCGAAGATGTAGGTCTTCAAACGGGAATGAGAACATGCCAGtagttcaccagaagaagaaaacTAAAAAAGTGATTTCTTCTTCCATTGAATTGCCTAATTCATCAGAGGAACAACATTCCCCTGAAGTTGATGATATCAACTGCTCAGCACTGTCTCTTGAGGAAATGACATCCTCAACCTGGGTTGAAAATGGCCAAACAAATTCTGATTATTTCGCTTTGTCTAAGCTACAAGGAAAACCACCAAAAAAGAAATTTAACTCATCAGCTTCATTTGCAAATGGAAGTATGGGTGAGAAAAGCATTTCTTCATTCATTGGTGATCCTATACCTGACGATGAAGCTCGCGAAAGATGGGGATGGCGTTATGAATTGAAG GACAAGCAATGTAAAGATAGAGTGTTCAAAATAAA TGAGGATGAAGAAGACGAGACTATTATAAATGTTAAATGCCATTATGCCCAAGCTAAAATTGGGAACTGCATTTTCAATATTGGTGATTGTGCATCTATAGAA GGTGAAGAAGAACAAAAACATATTGGCAAGATTGTTGAGTTTTTTCAAACTACTGATAGGAAAAAATATTTCCGGGTCCAATGGTTTTACAGAATTCAAGATACA GTTGTCAAAGATGCAGGTgattatcatgacaagaggcgtTTGTTCTATTCATCAATAATGAATGATAACTTAATAGATTCCATAATAGAGAAAGTGAATGTTAGATACATAAAACCTAAG GTTGGTCTGAGAGTGACTTCTGTTTCACCATCTAACTTCTATTATGATATGGAATATTGTGTTGAGTACTCTACATTCCGTAAAATACCAACAG ATAATGTTGTTAAGATTAAGGAGTCATCACAACCTGCTGTGCTTGAGAGTCTCTCAACAGAGGCATCTACTATTTCCAAGAGCCTACCTAGTCCTGAATTGCACAGGACAGAACTGACATTGCTAGATCTCTATTCTGGCTGTGGTGGCATGTCAACCGGACTGTGCTTAGGTGCCAATCTATCATCAGTTAATCTTGTCGCG AGATGGGCTGTTGATAGTGATAACTCTGCAACTAATAGCTTGAAACTAAACCACCCAGATACGCAC GTGAGAAATGAATCTGCAGAGGACTTTCTGCAACTATTAAAAGAGTGGGAAAAGCTATGCAAACGATATAATGTTGGTGACATAGAAAGAAAAACTCCAATACGGGCAAGGAGCTCAGGAGAAAAGAAGCAAGTGAATTCTCAAGCGGATGATAGTTCTGATGATGAACTTGAAGTATCTAGGTTAGTTGATATATGCTACGGTGATCCCAGTAAAACAGGAAAACATAGTCTATATTTGAAG GTGAACTGGAAAGGTTATGATGAAAGTGAAGATACATGGGAACCAATTGAAAACTTACG CAATTGTAAGCAAATCATTCAGGATTTTGTGAGAGAGGGGATACAATCAAAACTCTTGCCTCTTCCT GGTGAAGTTGGTGTTGTTTGTGGAGGTCCTCCATGTCAAGGAATTAGTGGCTATAATCGCTATAGAAACATGGAATCACCACTGGATGATGAAAGAAATCATCAGATAGTAGTTTTCATGGATATAGTGAAATATTTAAAGCCTAAGTATGTTTTAATGGAGAATGTGGTTGACATATTAAGATTTGACAAGGGTTCACTCGGAAGATATGCTTTAGGCCGTTTGGTACATATGAATTACCAAGCAAGATTGGGAATTGTTGCAGCTGGGTGTTATGGTCTTCCACAATTTCGATTGCGCGTTTTCATGTGGGGGGCTCATCCTGATGAG GTCCTACCCCAATTTCCATTGCCAACACATGATGTTATTGTTAGATACTGGCCTCCACCTGAGTATGAG CGTAATACTGTTGCTTATGATGAGGACCACAAACGAGAATTAGAGAAAGCTCTTGTTATTCAAGATGCCATCTCCGATCTTCCTCCT GTCACAAACTTTGAAACTCGGGACGAAATGCCTTACGAAAAACCTCCAGAAACAGAATTTCAAAGATATATACGGTCAACTAAGTACG AGATGACTGGATCCACATTAAATGGAACAACAGAGCAAAATCATTTATTATATGATCACCGACCTCAATTTATGTCTGAAGATGACTACCAACGTATTTGTCAAATACCCAAACAGAAG GGAGCGAATTTCCGTAATCTTCCTGGCATAGTTGTTGGAGCTGACAATGTGGTTAAGCCACATCCAGTAGATAAAAGGCCATTGCTACCATCTGGAAAGCCATTG GTCCCGGATTATTGCTTCACTTTTGAGCAGGGGAGGTCCAAGAG GCCATTTGGACGATTGTGGTGGGATGAGACTGTTCCTACTGCACTAACCTCCCCAAGTTGTCATAACCAG ATAGTACTACATCCAGAGCAGGATCGAATCCTCACTATACGAGAATTTGCCCGGTTGCAAGGATTTCAGGATTATTATAGATTTTATGGGTCTGTGAAAGCTAG GTACCGTCAAATTGGAAATGCAGTTGCTGTTCCTGTTTCGCGAGCTTTAGGATATGCCCTAGGAATTGCACATAGGAAGCTTGTCAGTAATGAGCATCATATGACCCTCCCATCCAAATTCTCTCTTTCCAATTATCTTCAATTGTCAAGTAATCATATTGGCGACTCAATTTTTGAGTCAGAAAATGCAGACGTAACCACCGGAGTTGAGTCAGAAAATGCTGCCAATACCACACTTGATTCAAAAAATGCTACCCACACCAAAATTGCTACCACCATTTTTGAGTCAGAAAATGCTGCCAACACCATTTTTGAGTCAGAAAATGCAG GTGACTCCACCATTTTTGAGTCAGAAAATGCTGTAGACACCACCATGTTTGAGTCAGAAAATGCTGCCAACACCATTTTTGAGTCAGAAAATGCTGCAGACACCACCATGTTTGAGTTAGAAAATGCAGCCGACACCAATTTTGATTCAGGAAATGCTACAGACAccatttttgattcagaaaatGCTGCAAAGACCTCCATTTTTCAGTCAGAAAATGCAGGTGACACCGCCATTTTTTAG
- the LOC131609355 gene encoding uncharacterized protein LOC131609355, with translation MDQTNTIEVENDHHAGAPSVVLHSKSKKVVKSRESSYSSDEVEGSIGEKPSRYEVWGWYLYEFCSYFVQTVLIPVLFPLIISQLQILPTDPVQEWQNDHQGLLCSDKEIHLYSTLTKRTITVNGSHFSSLEWTSIAWASGLTLAIPILSFISFHLNSQYQTFITAVSTGIGVFFCLPAGFFKTTLIFIPYIAFIVLASTVSSSSHTHHLALMISSSSKKSKTQRVSSFFSLYATSFGCLGSAVISSFIYHMLREPDDRNLFTLWIVSIFSGLIWLVGVLHVVTAINRTSFSTVSFNKTLFYPCSILQNPKAIGGLFGVFLSSFTTMCIFTGAILFIVGNLCIKPLHLLYFWLTYFLFPLVSLPLLHPLQQLIKTSSVKMKIIGFLLSMLSSGFGFYFWNSHWKWGHILIFGGIQGIGSGVLHAFGRVLVLECAPKGKEGVFSVWYGWIRAAGLCLGFTVASVVPGQIKTSFGAAFVAALVGIVVLLFGNVGDDSETESGSQGNDNLGLDSKESVSV, from the exons ATGGATCAAACAAATACTATTGAAGTTGAAAATGACCACCATGCTGGTGCACCTTCAGTAGTGTTGCATAGTAAATCCAAGAAAGTGGTGAAATCAAGAGAGAGTAGCTATAGTAGTGATGAGGTTGAGGGATCAATAGGAGAGAAACCATCAAGATATGAGGTTTGGGGATGGTATCTATATGAGTTTTGCTCTTACTTTGTTCAAACCGTTCTTATACCTGTGCTGTTTCCTTTGATTATTAGTCAGTTACAGATTCTACCTACGGATCCTGTTCAAGAATGGCAAAATGATCACCAGGGCTTGCTTTGTTCTGACAAAGAAATTCATCT TTACAGCACTCTCACAAAGAGGACAATAACGGTAAACGGTTCACACTTCTCATCATTGGAATGGACATCAATTGCATGGGCTTCAGGTTTAACCCTAGCCATTCCGATTCTCAGCTTCATCTCTTTCCACCTTAACAGCCAATACCAAACATTCATCACAGCAGTATCCACAGGCATTGGAGTTTTCTTCTGTCTCCCAGCAGGATTCTTCAAAACAACCCTAATCTTCATTCCATACATTGCTTTCATTGTCTTAGCTAGCACAGTTTCATCTTCATCTCACACTCACCATCTCGCTCTCATGATTTCTTCTTCCTCTAAGAAATCCAAAACACAAAGAGTTTCAAGCTTCTTCTCTCTTTATGCTACTTCCTTTGGCTGTTTAGGTTCAGCTGTAATCTCTTCTTTCATATATCATATGCTTAGAGAGCCTGATGATAGAAACCTTTTCACTCTTTGGATTGTTTCAATCTTCAGTGGCTTAATATGGTTGGTTGGTGTTTTACATGTTGTTACAGCTATAAATAGAACATCTTTTTCCACTGTTTCATTCAACAAAACACTGTTTTACCCTTGTTCTATACTTCAAAATCCAAAAGCAATAGGAGGGCTTTTTGGAGTTTTTCTTTCATCCTTTACAACAATGTGTATTTTCACTGGTGCTATTCTTTTCATAGTTGGTAACCTTTGTATTAAGCCATTACACTTGCTTTATTTCTGGTTAACTTATTTCCTTTTCCCTTTGGTTTCTCTTCCACTTCTACACCCTCTACAACAACTAATAAAGACTAGTTCTGTGAAAATGAAGATCATTGGTTTTCTTCTGTCAATGTTATCATCTGGTTTTGGATTCTACTTTTGGAACAGTCATTGGAAATGGGGTcatatattgatatttggaggGATACAAGGAATTGGAAGTGGAGTTTTGCATGCATTTGGAAGAGTTTTGGTTCTGGAATGTGCTCCTAAGGGGAAAGAAGGTGTTTTCAGTGTTTGGTATGGTTGGATTAGAGCTGCTGGTTTGTGTTTGGGTTTCACAGTTGCTTCTGTTGTTCCTGGACAGATTAAAACTTCTTTTGGAGCTGCTTTTGTTGCTGCacttgttggaattgttgttctTCTTTTTGGAAATGTTGGTGATGATAGCGAGACTGAGAGTGGCTCTCAAGGCAATGATAATCTTGGCTTAGACTCTAAAGAATCTGTTAGTGTTTAA